Proteins from one Streptomyces sp. NBC_00390 genomic window:
- a CDS encoding SRPBCC family protein, with protein MDWCHFRFRSVWDLPAAPGAVYGVLERAEEYPRWWPQVRAVTLAGDDRGTARFRSVLPYDLLVTARAQRSDRAAGVLEIRMDGDLEGWVRWTLRAHHTGTRAVYEQEVEVRKPLMRRLALPCRPVFLANHALMMRGGRRGLVAYLEGV; from the coding sequence ATGGACTGGTGCCACTTCCGCTTCCGCAGTGTCTGGGATCTACCGGCGGCCCCGGGCGCCGTCTACGGCGTACTGGAACGTGCCGAGGAGTATCCCAGGTGGTGGCCGCAGGTCCGCGCGGTCACCCTGGCCGGCGACGACCGCGGCACTGCCCGTTTCCGCTCCGTCCTCCCTTACGACCTTCTCGTCACCGCTCGCGCGCAGCGCAGCGACCGGGCGGCGGGGGTGCTGGAGATCCGGATGGACGGCGATCTCGAGGGCTGGGTGCGCTGGACCCTGCGGGCGCACCACACCGGTACACGGGCGGTGTACGAGCAGGAGGTCGAGGTACGCAAGCCGCTGATGAGGCGGCTGGCACTGCCGTGCCGCCCCGTCTTCCTCGCCAATCACGCGCTGATGATGCGCGGAGGACGGCGTGGGCTCGTGGCCTACCTGGAAGGAGTTTGA
- a CDS encoding 3'-5' exonuclease produces the protein MTYWFDGPLAAFDTETTGVDVEEDRIVSAAIVVQDTPGGRPRVTRWLVNPGVPVPPGATEVHGLTDDHLQRNGRWPAPVMEEVARSLAEHCAAARPLVVMNAPFDLTILDRELRRHRASSLGRYLQNSPLCVLDPRVLDKHLDRYRKGRRTLTDLCAHYEVVLEGAHDAAADAAAALEVVRAVGRRFASRLERLSPAELHTLQAVWHAAQARGLQAWFARSGTPEVVDPAWPLRPELPAAA, from the coding sequence ATGACGTACTGGTTCGACGGCCCACTGGCCGCATTTGACACAGAGACCACAGGCGTGGATGTCGAGGAGGATCGGATCGTGTCGGCGGCGATCGTCGTCCAGGACACGCCGGGCGGGCGGCCGCGGGTGACGCGGTGGCTGGTGAATCCGGGGGTGCCGGTGCCTCCTGGTGCCACGGAGGTGCACGGCCTGACGGATGATCATCTCCAGCGCAACGGCCGTTGGCCGGCGCCGGTGATGGAAGAGGTGGCGAGGTCGCTGGCGGAGCACTGTGCGGCGGCGCGTCCGCTGGTGGTGATGAACGCGCCGTTCGATCTCACCATTCTGGACCGCGAGTTGCGGCGCCACCGGGCGTCGTCGCTGGGCCGCTATCTGCAGAACTCGCCACTGTGCGTGCTGGACCCGCGGGTGCTGGACAAGCATCTGGACCGCTATCGCAAGGGCCGGCGTACGCTCACCGATCTGTGTGCGCACTACGAGGTGGTCCTGGAAGGCGCTCATGATGCCGCGGCCGATGCGGCGGCGGCGCTGGAGGTCGTACGGGCGGTGGGGCGCCGGTTCGCGTCGCGGCTGGAGCGGTTGTCGCCGGCGGAGCTGCATACGCTGCAGGCGGTGTGGCACGCGGCGCAGGCACGGGGCCTGCAGGCGTGGTTCGCCCGCAGCGGCACGCCGGAGGTCGTTGATCCGGCGTGGCCGCTGCGGCCGGAGCTGCCTGCCGCGGCCTGA
- a CDS encoding DUF4365 domain-containing protein, translated as MALAQPESGGLLPQRTVPLRGALATTACMETLQVGYLHAVAAAAGCSLSQPFPDNGIDWHVSHSSARHTVDDEVTIKVQLKCTYQIPPHPPGPAFSFTLDNDHLVKLARTPVSVHKILVVMLVPRTQDEWLRAGHDRLDLRHCCYWTNLAGHPVTGRRRTTVRIPTARIFDDRALCEIMMRVGAGGRP; from the coding sequence ATGGCGCTCGCGCAGCCCGAATCGGGAGGGCTGCTGCCCCAGCGGACGGTCCCGCTGCGCGGCGCTCTCGCCACCACCGCCTGCATGGAGACCCTTCAGGTGGGCTATCTGCATGCGGTCGCCGCCGCAGCCGGATGCTCGCTGTCCCAGCCCTTTCCCGACAACGGCATCGACTGGCACGTCAGCCACAGCTCGGCCCGGCACACCGTCGACGACGAGGTCACCATCAAGGTGCAGCTCAAATGCACCTACCAGATCCCCCCGCACCCGCCGGGACCGGCGTTCTCCTTCACCCTCGACAACGACCACCTGGTGAAGCTCGCCCGCACCCCCGTCTCCGTGCACAAGATCCTCGTCGTCATGCTCGTCCCCCGGACCCAGGACGAGTGGCTGCGTGCCGGCCACGACCGCCTCGACCTGCGCCACTGCTGCTACTGGACCAACCTGGCCGGCCACCCTGTCACCGGCCGGCGCAGGACCACCGTGCGGATACCCACCGCACGGATCTTCGACGACCGGGCGCTCTGCGAGATCATGATGCGCGTCGGGGCGGGAGGGAGACCCTGA
- the thrS gene encoding threonine--tRNA ligase gives MSDVRVIIQRDSEREERVVTTGTTAADLFAGERTIVAARIAGELKDLAYEIKDGEEVEPVEISSEDGLNILRHSTAHVMAQAVQELFPEAKLGIGPPVRDGFYYDFDVDKPFTPDDLKAVEKKMQEIQKRGQRFSRRVVTDEAAREELADEPYKLELIGLKGSASHDDGADVEVGAGELTIYDNLDAKTGELCWKDLCRGPHLPTTRNIPAFKLMRNAAAYWRGSEKNPMLQRIYGTAWPSKDELKAHLDFLAEAEKRDHRRLGTELDLFSIPDAIGSGLAVFHPKGGIIRRVMEDYSRKRHEEEGYEFVYSPHATKGKLFEISGHLDWYAEGMYPPMQLDEGADYYLKPMNCPMHNLIFDARGRSYRELPLRLFEFGTVYRYEKSGVVHGLTRARGFTQDDAHIYCTKEQMAEELDKTLTFVLNLLRDYGLNDFYLELSTKDPEKFVGSDEVWEEATEVLRQVAEKQGLPLTPDPGGAAFYGPKISVQARDAIGRTWQMSTVQLDFNLPERFDLEYTGPDGTKQRPVMIHRALFGSIERFFAVLLEHYAGAMPPWLAPVQAVGIPIGDAHVGYLQEFAAEAKKKGLRVDVDASSDRMQKKIRNQQKQKVPFMIIVGDDDMNAGTVSFRYRDGSQENGIPRDAAVAKLVDVVERRVQV, from the coding sequence GTGTCAGACGTCCGTGTGATCATCCAACGCGATTCCGAGCGGGAAGAGCGCGTGGTGACCACGGGCACCACGGCGGCGGACCTCTTCGCAGGTGAGCGCACCATCGTCGCCGCCCGCATCGCCGGTGAGCTGAAGGACCTCGCGTACGAGATCAAGGACGGCGAGGAGGTCGAGCCCGTCGAGATCTCCTCCGAGGACGGACTGAACATCCTGCGCCACTCCACCGCGCATGTCATGGCCCAGGCCGTGCAGGAGCTGTTCCCCGAGGCGAAGCTCGGCATCGGCCCGCCGGTACGGGACGGCTTCTACTACGACTTCGACGTCGACAAGCCCTTCACCCCCGATGACCTCAAGGCCGTCGAGAAGAAGATGCAGGAGATCCAGAAGCGCGGCCAGCGCTTCTCGCGCCGCGTCGTGACCGACGAGGCCGCGCGCGAGGAGCTGGCGGACGAGCCGTACAAGCTGGAGCTGATCGGCCTCAAGGGCTCCGCGTCCCACGACGACGGCGCGGACGTGGAGGTCGGAGCCGGTGAGCTGACCATCTACGACAACCTGGACGCCAAGACCGGTGAGCTGTGCTGGAAGGACCTCTGCCGCGGTCCGCACCTGCCCACCACCCGCAACATCCCCGCGTTCAAGCTGATGCGCAATGCCGCCGCGTACTGGCGCGGCAGCGAGAAGAACCCGATGCTTCAGCGCATCTACGGCACCGCATGGCCGTCCAAGGACGAGCTGAAGGCGCATCTCGACTTCCTGGCCGAGGCCGAGAAGCGCGACCACCGCCGTCTCGGTACCGAGCTGGACCTCTTCTCCATCCCGGACGCGATCGGCTCCGGCCTCGCCGTCTTCCACCCCAAGGGCGGCATCATCCGCCGGGTCATGGAGGACTACTCGCGCAAGCGGCACGAGGAGGAGGGCTACGAGTTCGTCTACAGCCCGCATGCCACCAAGGGGAAGCTCTTCGAGATCTCGGGCCACCTGGACTGGTACGCCGAGGGCATGTACCCGCCCATGCAGCTCGACGAGGGCGCGGACTACTACCTCAAGCCCATGAACTGCCCGATGCACAACCTGATCTTCGACGCGCGCGGCCGGTCCTACCGTGAACTGCCGCTGCGTCTCTTCGAGTTCGGGACCGTGTACCGCTACGAGAAGTCGGGCGTCGTGCACGGTCTGACCCGTGCCCGTGGCTTCACCCAGGACGACGCGCACATCTACTGCACCAAGGAGCAGATGGCGGAGGAGCTCGACAAGACGCTCACCTTCGTCCTGAACCTGCTGCGCGACTACGGTCTGAACGACTTCTACCTGGAACTGTCCACCAAGGACCCGGAGAAGTTCGTCGGCAGCGACGAGGTGTGGGAGGAAGCCACCGAGGTCCTGCGCCAGGTGGCCGAGAAGCAGGGCCTCCCGCTGACCCCTGACCCGGGCGGCGCGGCCTTCTACGGCCCGAAGATCTCGGTGCAGGCGCGGGACGCCATCGGCCGTACCTGGCAGATGTCCACCGTGCAGCTCGACTTCAACCTGCCGGAGCGTTTCGACCTGGAGTACACCGGCCCTGACGGCACCAAGCAGCGCCCCGTCATGATCCACCGCGCCCTGTTCGGCTCGATCGAGCGCTTCTTCGCGGTGCTCCTCGAGCACTACGCGGGCGCGATGCCGCCGTGGCTCGCGCCGGTGCAGGCCGTGGGCATCCCGATCGGTGACGCGCACGTCGGGTACCTGCAGGAGTTCGCCGCGGAGGCGAAGAAGAAGGGCCTGCGGGTCGACGTGGACGCATCCTCGGACCGGATGCAGAAGAAGATCCGCAACCAGCAGAAGCAGAAGGTCCCGTTCATGATCATCGTCGGCGACGACGACATGAACGCCGGCACGGTGTCCTTCCGCTACCGCGACGGTTCGCAGGAGAACGGGATTCCGCGTGACGCGGCGGTCGCGAAGCTCGTCGACGTGGTGGAGCGCCGCGTACAGGTGTGA
- a CDS encoding HIT family protein, whose product MLARMTTEPEQQIGVGTPDAFQRLWTPHRMAYIQGENKPTGPGSDDGCPFCSIPSKSDEDGLIIARGETVYAVLNLYPYNGGHAMIVPFRHVADYTDLDDAETLELADFTKRAMVALRTASGAHGFNIGLNQGTAAGAGIAAHLHQHIVPRWGGDTNFMPIVGNTKVLPQLLADTRKMLAEAWPA is encoded by the coding sequence ATGCTGGCCCGCATGACGACTGAGCCGGAGCAGCAGATCGGAGTCGGGACGCCTGACGCGTTCCAGCGCCTGTGGACTCCTCACCGGATGGCGTACATCCAGGGTGAGAACAAGCCCACCGGGCCGGGCTCCGACGACGGCTGCCCGTTCTGCTCGATCCCGTCGAAGTCCGACGAGGACGGTCTGATCATCGCTCGTGGCGAGACGGTCTACGCGGTGCTGAACCTGTACCCGTACAACGGTGGCCACGCCATGATCGTCCCGTTCCGGCACGTCGCCGACTACACGGATCTGGACGACGCCGAGACGCTCGAACTCGCCGACTTCACCAAGCGCGCGATGGTGGCGCTGCGTACCGCGTCCGGTGCGCACGGCTTCAACATCGGGCTCAACCAGGGCACCGCGGCGGGCGCCGGTATCGCCGCCCATCTGCATCAGCACATCGTGCCCCGCTGGGGCGGCGACACCAACTTCATGCCGATCGTCGGCAACACCAAGGTGCTGCCGCAGCTGCTCGCGGACACCCGCAAGATGCTGGCGGAGGCCTGGCCCGCGTAG
- a CDS encoding elongation factor G-like protein EF-G2, with amino-acid sequence MGDKANAHPGAAGRAVTADHPASVRNVVLVGHSGSGKTTLVEALALTAGAVNRAGRVEDGATVSDYDEIEHRQQRSVQLSLVPLEWGGCKINLLDTPGYADFVGELRAGLRAADAALFVVSAAQEADAVAGATRMVWEECAAVGMPRAIVVTHLETARTGFEELTRVCGNIFGGDDPDAVLPLYLPQYGPQHADGHAPVTGLVGLLSEKVFDYTSGERKESPPDADQSALIDEARNRLIEGIIAESEDETLMDRYLGGEEIDIKTIIDDLEKAVARGTFHPVLAAAPASDGGKQGLGTVELLELITGGFPTPLEQTAPAVTTPAGAPRPQITCDPAGPLVAEVVKTASDPYVGRISLVRVFSGTLRPDETVHVSGHGLADRGHEDHDVDERIGALTAPFGKQQRPLGQAIAGDLACVAKLSRAETGDTLSAKDDPLLMEPWTMPDPLLPLAIQAHSKADEDKLSQGLSRLVAEDPTMRLEQNQATHQVVLWCLGEAHADVALERLRNRYGVQVDVVPHKVSLRETFSAKAAGRGRHVKQSGGHGQYAICEIDVDPLPPGSGIEFVDKVVGGAVPRQFIPSVEKGVRAQAARGVAAGYPLVDVRVTLRDGKAHSVDSSDAAFQTAGALALREAAAEVPIHLLEPVAEMQILVSDEYVGPVMSDLSGRRGRVVGTEQAGGARTLVRAEVPEIEIGRYAVDLRSISHGTGQFSRSYARHEAMPHAVAERMREQADSH; translated from the coding sequence ATGGGCGACAAGGCGAATGCACACCCCGGGGCCGCCGGCAGGGCAGTAACGGCCGACCACCCCGCATCCGTACGGAATGTGGTGCTGGTCGGCCACAGCGGTTCCGGCAAGACGACCCTGGTCGAGGCGCTCGCGCTGACCGCAGGAGCGGTCAACCGGGCCGGCCGGGTCGAGGACGGGGCCACGGTCTCCGACTACGACGAGATCGAGCACCGTCAGCAACGATCCGTACAGCTCTCCCTCGTCCCGCTCGAATGGGGCGGGTGCAAGATCAATCTGTTGGACACTCCCGGATACGCCGACTTCGTCGGCGAGCTGAGGGCCGGTCTGCGCGCCGCGGACGCGGCCCTTTTCGTCGTCTCGGCCGCCCAGGAGGCCGACGCGGTGGCAGGCGCGACGCGCATGGTGTGGGAGGAGTGCGCCGCGGTAGGCATGCCGCGCGCCATCGTCGTCACCCACCTGGAGACCGCGCGCACCGGCTTCGAGGAACTCACCCGGGTCTGCGGAAACATCTTCGGCGGCGACGACCCCGACGCCGTACTGCCGCTGTACCTGCCGCAGTACGGACCCCAGCACGCGGACGGGCACGCCCCGGTCACCGGACTGGTCGGCCTGCTCTCCGAAAAGGTCTTCGACTACACCTCCGGCGAGCGCAAGGAGAGCCCGCCCGACGCCGATCAGTCGGCGCTGATCGACGAGGCCCGCAACCGCCTGATCGAAGGGATCATCGCGGAGAGCGAGGACGAGACCCTCATGGACCGCTACCTCGGCGGCGAGGAGATCGACATCAAGACAATCATCGACGACCTCGAGAAGGCCGTCGCCCGCGGCACCTTCCACCCCGTGCTCGCCGCGGCGCCCGCATCCGACGGCGGAAAGCAGGGCCTCGGGACCGTGGAACTCCTCGAACTCATCACCGGCGGCTTCCCCACCCCGCTCGAGCAGACGGCACCTGCCGTCACGACCCCCGCCGGCGCACCACGTCCACAGATCACCTGCGACCCCGCGGGCCCGCTGGTCGCCGAGGTCGTCAAGACCGCATCCGACCCCTACGTCGGCCGGATATCACTCGTACGGGTCTTCTCCGGCACCCTGCGCCCCGACGAGACCGTCCATGTCTCCGGGCACGGCCTCGCGGACCGCGGCCACGAGGACCACGACGTCGACGAGCGGATAGGAGCCCTGACGGCGCCCTTCGGCAAACAGCAGCGCCCGCTCGGCCAAGCCATCGCCGGCGACCTCGCCTGTGTCGCCAAACTGTCCCGCGCCGAGACCGGCGACACGCTGTCGGCCAAGGACGACCCCCTGCTCATGGAGCCCTGGACCATGCCCGACCCGCTGCTGCCCCTGGCCATCCAGGCCCACAGCAAGGCCGACGAGGACAAACTCTCCCAAGGGCTGTCCCGGCTGGTCGCCGAGGACCCGACCATGCGACTGGAACAGAACCAGGCGACCCACCAGGTCGTGCTCTGGTGCCTGGGCGAAGCACACGCGGACGTCGCCCTGGAGAGGCTGCGCAACCGCTACGGGGTCCAGGTCGACGTCGTACCGCACAAGGTGTCCCTGCGCGAGACGTTCAGTGCCAAGGCCGCCGGACGCGGCCGGCATGTGAAGCAGTCCGGCGGCCACGGGCAGTACGCCATCTGCGAGATAGACGTCGACCCGCTGCCGCCCGGATCAGGCATCGAGTTCGTCGACAAGGTCGTCGGCGGCGCGGTGCCCCGCCAGTTCATCCCCTCTGTCGAGAAGGGCGTACGCGCCCAGGCAGCACGCGGCGTCGCCGCCGGATACCCGCTCGTCGACGTGCGCGTCACCCTGCGCGACGGCAAGGCCCACTCCGTGGACTCCTCCGACGCCGCCTTCCAGACCGCCGGCGCACTCGCCCTGCGCGAAGCCGCCGCCGAGGTCCCCATCCACCTGCTGGAACCGGTCGCGGAGATGCAGATCCTGGTCTCCGACGAATACGTGGGCCCCGTGATGAGCGACCTGTCCGGACGGCGCGGCCGCGTCGTCGGCACCGAACAGGCCGGAGGGGCCCGCACCCTCGTACGCGCCGAGGTACCGGAGATCGAGATCGGACGGTACGCAGTCGATCTGCGCTCCATCTCCCACGGCACCGGCCAGTTCAGCCGCTCCTACGCACGCCACGAGGCCATGCCCCACGCGGTCGCCGAACGCATGCGGGAACAGGCCGACAGCCACTGA
- the pgsA gene encoding phosphatidylinositol phosphate synthase, translating into MLNKYARAFFTRVLTPFAAFLLRRGVSPDAVTLIGTAGVVVGALVFFPRGEFFWGTIVITMFVFSDLVDGNMARQAGTSSRWGAFLDSTLDRVADGAIFGGFALWYAGKGNDNVLCAVAIFCLASGQVVSYTKARGESIGLPVAVNGFVERAERLVISLVAAGLAGLHGFGVPGVDVLLPIALWIVAVGSLVTLGQRVVTVRREAAEADGSPTAHGTSQGSEA; encoded by the coding sequence ATGCTGAACAAGTACGCGCGTGCATTTTTCACGCGTGTTCTCACACCGTTCGCCGCGTTTCTGCTCCGCCGCGGGGTGAGCCCGGACGCGGTCACCCTGATCGGCACGGCGGGAGTCGTGGTGGGAGCACTGGTCTTCTTTCCCCGGGGCGAGTTCTTCTGGGGCACGATCGTCATCACGATGTTCGTGTTCTCGGACCTGGTCGACGGGAACATGGCGCGTCAGGCGGGGACCTCCAGCCGCTGGGGTGCGTTCCTGGACTCGACGCTGGACCGGGTCGCCGACGGGGCCATCTTCGGCGGGTTCGCGCTCTGGTACGCGGGCAAGGGCAACGACAATGTGCTGTGTGCGGTTGCCATCTTCTGTCTGGCCAGCGGCCAGGTGGTGTCGTACACGAAGGCCCGCGGCGAGTCGATCGGCCTGCCGGTGGCTGTCAACGGGTTCGTCGAGCGTGCCGAGCGGCTGGTGATCTCGCTGGTGGCCGCCGGTCTGGCGGGTCTGCACGGATTCGGCGTTCCCGGGGTCGACGTGCTGCTGCCGATCGCCCTGTGGATCGTGGCCGTCGGCAGTCTGGTGACTCTGGGGCAGCGGGTGGTGACCGTACGGCGTGAGGCGGCGGAAGCCGACGGGTCGCCCACCGCGCACGGCACATCGCAGGGGAGTGAGGCATGA
- a CDS encoding phosphatidylinositol mannoside acyltransferase, with product MSGARDRLTDALYGLGWAAVKKLPEPVAAALGRTIADIAWKRRGKGVLRLEANLARVVPDAGAERLAELSKAGMRSYMRYWMESFRLPTWSQERAAQSFSAKDLHHLTDALASGKGVVAALPHLANWDVAGIWVTRALGVPFTTVAERLKPETLYDRFVAYRESLGMEVLPHSGGSAFGTLARRLRDGGLVCLVADRDLSASGVEVKFFGDTARMPAGPALLAQQTGALLVPVTLWYDESSVMKGRIHPPVEVPETGTRAEKTSSMTQALADAFATGIADHPEDWHMLQRLWLDDLEERRT from the coding sequence ATGAGCGGGGCCAGGGACCGGCTGACGGACGCGCTGTACGGACTGGGCTGGGCCGCGGTCAAGAAGCTCCCCGAGCCGGTCGCGGCGGCGCTCGGCCGCACCATCGCCGACATCGCCTGGAAGCGGCGTGGCAAGGGGGTGCTGCGCCTTGAGGCCAATCTGGCGCGGGTGGTGCCCGACGCCGGGGCCGAGCGGCTGGCCGAGCTGTCCAAGGCGGGCATGCGCTCCTACATGCGGTACTGGATGGAGTCGTTCCGGCTCCCCACCTGGAGCCAGGAGCGTGCGGCACAGAGCTTCTCCGCGAAGGACCTCCACCACCTGACCGACGCTCTGGCCTCCGGGAAGGGCGTGGTGGCCGCGCTGCCGCATCTGGCCAACTGGGACGTGGCGGGGATCTGGGTGACCCGTGCGCTGGGCGTGCCGTTCACGACGGTCGCCGAGCGGCTCAAGCCGGAGACCCTGTACGACCGGTTCGTGGCCTACCGGGAGAGCCTCGGCATGGAGGTCCTGCCGCACTCCGGGGGCTCCGCCTTCGGCACACTCGCCCGCCGGCTGCGGGACGGCGGTCTGGTCTGCCTGGTGGCCGACCGCGATCTGTCCGCGTCCGGCGTCGAGGTGAAGTTCTTCGGCGACACGGCCCGGATGCCGGCCGGTCCGGCGCTGCTCGCGCAGCAGACCGGCGCGCTGCTGGTTCCGGTGACTCTCTGGTACGACGAGTCGTCGGTGATGAAGGGACGCATCCACCCGCCCGTCGAGGTACCCGAGACAGGTACCCGGGCCGAGAAGACGTCCTCCATGACACAGGCGCTGGCCGATGCCTTCGCCACGGGAATCGCCGACCACCCGGAGGACTGGCACATGCTGCAGCGGTTGTGGCTCGACGACCTCGAGGAGCGCCGTACGTGA
- a CDS encoding glycosyltransferase family 4 protein, with translation MKIGIVCPYSWDVPGGVQFHIRDLADHLIRLGHEVSVLAPADDDTPLPPYVVSAGRAVPVPYNGSVARLNFGFLSAARVRRWLHDNAFDVIHIHEPASPSLGLLSCWAAQGPIVATFHTSNPRSRAMIAAYPILQHALEKISARIAVSEYARRTLVEHLGGDAVVIPNGVDVGFFEKAEPKEEWQGNTIGFIGRIDEPRKGLPVLMRALPAILAECPDVRLLVAGRGDEEEAVATLPKEMRSRVEFLGMVSDEDKARLLRSVDVYVAPNTGGESFGIILVEAMSAGAPVLASDLDAFAQVLDQGAAGELFANEDAGALASAAVRLLSDPARRAELSGRGSAHVRRFDWSTVGADILAVYETVTHGAASVAADERSGFRSRFGQAR, from the coding sequence GTGAAGATCGGCATCGTCTGCCCGTACTCGTGGGACGTGCCGGGCGGCGTGCAGTTCCACATCCGTGACCTGGCGGATCATCTGATCCGGCTCGGGCACGAGGTGTCCGTCCTGGCTCCGGCCGACGACGACACGCCGCTCCCGCCGTACGTGGTCTCCGCGGGCCGGGCGGTGCCCGTGCCGTACAACGGCTCGGTCGCCCGCCTGAACTTCGGTTTCCTGTCGGCGGCGCGGGTGCGGCGCTGGCTGCACGACAACGCCTTCGACGTCATCCACATCCATGAGCCGGCCTCCCCGTCGCTGGGGCTGCTGAGCTGCTGGGCGGCGCAGGGCCCGATCGTCGCGACCTTCCACACCTCCAACCCGCGCTCGCGCGCCATGATCGCGGCGTACCCGATCCTGCAGCACGCACTGGAGAAGATCAGTGCCCGCATCGCGGTCAGCGAGTACGCCCGGCGCACGCTGGTCGAGCACCTCGGGGGTGACGCTGTCGTCATTCCCAACGGTGTCGACGTCGGTTTCTTCGAGAAGGCCGAGCCCAAGGAGGAGTGGCAGGGCAACACCATCGGCTTCATAGGGCGCATCGACGAGCCGCGCAAGGGGCTGCCGGTGCTGATGAGGGCGCTCCCGGCGATCCTCGCCGAGTGCCCGGACGTGAGGCTGCTCGTGGCAGGGCGTGGCGACGAGGAGGAGGCAGTCGCGACGCTGCCGAAGGAGATGCGCTCACGCGTCGAGTTCCTCGGCATGGTCAGCGACGAGGACAAGGCGCGGCTGCTGCGCAGCGTCGATGTGTATGTCGCGCCCAACACGGGTGGTGAGAGCTTCGGCATCATCCTGGTGGAGGCCATGTCGGCGGGGGCGCCGGTGCTGGCGTCGGACCTGGACGCCTTCGCACAGGTGCTGGACCAGGGGGCGGCAGGTGAGCTGTTCGCCAACGAGGACGCGGGGGCGCTCGCGTCGGCGGCGGTACGGCTGCTGTCGGACCCGGCGCGCCGCGCGGAGCTGAGTGGGCGGGGCTCGGCACATGTGCGGCGCTTCGACTGGTCGACGGTGGGCGCGGACATCCTGGCGGTGTACGAGACGGTGACGCACGGTGCGGCGTCGGTGGCGGCGGACGAACGCAGCGGCTTCCGCTCCCGCTTCGGCCAGGCTCGCTGA
- the pdxS gene encoding pyridoxal 5'-phosphate synthase lyase subunit PdxS: MSTTPPVTPQSPETGTARVKRGMAEQLKGGVIMDVVNAEQAKIAEDAGAVAVMALERVPADIRKDGGVARMSDPNMIEEIIDAVSIPVMAKSRIGHFVEAQVLQSLGVDYIDESEVLTPADEVNHSDKWAFTTPFVCGATNLGEALRRIAEGAAMIRSKGEAGTGNVVEAVRHLRQIKNEIARLRGFDNNELYAAAKELRAPYELVKEVSELGKLPVVLFSAGGVATPADAALMRQLGAEGVFVGSGIFKSGDPAKRAAAIVKATTFYDDPKIIADASRNLGEAMVGINCDTLPETERYANRGW, encoded by the coding sequence GTGTCCACCACGCCCCCCGTCACCCCCCAGTCCCCCGAGACCGGCACCGCGCGCGTCAAGCGCGGCATGGCCGAGCAGCTCAAGGGCGGCGTGATCATGGACGTGGTCAACGCCGAGCAGGCGAAGATCGCCGAGGACGCCGGCGCCGTGGCCGTCATGGCCCTGGAGCGCGTACCCGCCGACATCCGCAAGGACGGCGGCGTGGCCCGGATGTCCGACCCGAACATGATCGAGGAGATCATCGACGCGGTCTCCATCCCGGTGATGGCCAAGTCCCGTATCGGCCACTTCGTCGAGGCCCAGGTCCTGCAGTCGCTCGGTGTCGACTACATCGACGAGTCCGAGGTGCTGACCCCGGCCGACGAGGTCAACCACTCCGACAAGTGGGCCTTCACCACGCCGTTCGTCTGCGGTGCCACCAACCTCGGTGAGGCCCTGCGCCGTATCGCCGAAGGCGCGGCCATGATCCGCTCGAAGGGCGAGGCCGGCACGGGCAACGTCGTCGAGGCCGTCCGCCACCTGCGCCAGATCAAGAACGAGATCGCCAGGCTGCGTGGCTTCGACAACAACGAGCTCTACGCCGCCGCCAAGGAGCTGCGCGCCCCGTACGAGCTCGTCAAGGAGGTCTCCGAGCTGGGCAAGCTGCCGGTCGTGCTGTTCTCCGCCGGCGGTGTGGCCACCCCGGCGGACGCCGCGCTGATGCGTCAGCTCGGTGCCGAGGGCGTCTTCGTCGGCTCCGGCATCTTCAAGTCCGGCGACCCGGCCAAGCGCGCCGCCGCCATCGTGAAGGCCACCACCTTCTACGACGACCCGAAGATCATCGCGGACGCCTCGCGCAACCTCGGTGAGGCCATGGTCGGCATCAACTGCGACACCCTGCCCGAGACCGAGCGCTACGCCAACCGAGGCTGGTAA